The genomic segment GGGTGGCCCCGTGAGATTCAGGAGGCCTTTGGTTAACCTCTGAATTAGCACAGGCGTGGTTAACCTCTGAGAGTAGTGCTATACACGGGACGTCCCTTTAGTGTATGGGTGGGGACATAGTGGCTTAACTGGGTGCCAGGACCCAGAGCTTGGGAATGTCACAGCTGGACACGTAGGAGACAAGCACCAGGTCGGAGCTGAGTGCTCCCTGCCTGCTTGTCTGTGTGGGTGTCACGGAGACAGGACCCTGCAGCAAGCCCCAAGGGCCCCTGGCTGGGGGTCTCCACGGGGTCTGCAGAGGGTGGCAGTGGTGGTTTGAGATGGTATCAGGCACGGCTTGAGAGCAGGCACTCCTTTTGAGTCATCAGATCATTTTGAACCTTAGCAACTAAGCGATCTGGTCGTAAAACCTTCCACTGagctttgtttcttgtttttgccaCCATCTGTTCCTGTTGAAGCCACGTGAGGGCCATTGCCTTGCCTGTCCTCTGCCTCTGGTCCACAGGAAGCAGCTGGGAAGGGATTTTGCCTTAATTTTGCCACATCCCACTTTCGGGCCGAAACCCTCTGTTTCAGGAAACTCTTGGGCTTAAGCCGCACTTGCTAGTCCTCAACAAGATGGACCTGGCGGATCTGAAGGAGCAGCAGGTAACGCCCTTTGCTCTGTGGGGGTGTCTCACTCAATTTATGATCCAAATGAATCGGGACGTGCGCCTCCCAGAGGAGGTGACCAGGTCGTGCCCCGCCTGGTGGCCGTCGGACTCGAGGCTGTGAGCACTTGGAACACGGCTGCTGCTGTAGAACCGATGTCCATGTGTTATTTCGTgttcattcactcttttttttttttgtctcttttttgccttatctggggccgctcccatggcatatggaggttcccaggctagaggtcgaatcggagctgtagctgccagcctatgccacagccacagcaacgagggatccgtgccatgtctgcaacctacaccacagctcacggcaacgccggatcctcaacccactgagcaaggcgagggatcgaacccgcaacctcatggtttctagtcagatttgttaaccactgagccacggcgggaactccatattcattCACTCTTGATTCAATTGCCTCATGAGGCTAGTGGCCGTCACCCTGGAGAGTGCGGGCGGGGAGTCCTCCTGACACGGCTGCAGTTGCCCCCTGGGTGTCCTCGCTGGTTAGTGTCTGCCCCGGCCCGTGGGCTGCCTTCTGCCCAGGGGTGTGGCAGCTAGAAGGCAGGAGGCCCAGGCAGCGAAGGGGCTGCTCCAGGCCACGCCAGATGGACAGTGGCCGTTTTCCCTGAGGAAGAGAAGCACGTGGGCTTGGGACGCCTTGCTTGTAGGATGTTccgctctgcttttcttttttttgtctttttgccttttctagggccgcctccttcgacatatggaggttcccaggctaggggtctaattggagctgtagctgccggcctacaccacagccacagcaacgtgggatccgagccgcttctgcaacctacaccacagctcacggcaatgccagatctttgacgcactgagcgaggccagggatcgaacctgcaacctcatggttcctcgtcggattcattaaccactgcaccacaatgggaactccctgtgtgctTTTCTTGCTCTTGTCAAATCCTTCGTAGACAGGTGTCAGAATCTTgatttcaagctttttttttcctttcaaattgttACCGTGGAGCTTTTCCTTTCACAGCAGCAGGAATGCATTGTTAGGTTCTTAGTGGGCCGTGGCGTGTGGAGGTATTTCAACCCCAGCCACAGGCCTGTACCATGAGGTTTCCAGGAAAACGCAAGTGCTGAAGCCGGAGTCTTTGTCCGTTGAGATCCAAGAACAAGGCACTTCCCGTCAGCATCCACCTGCGCCGCGCAGGCTGCACACCTGCTCCTTTGAGTCCGTCCTGCCGGCCGGGAGCCTCCTGAGAAGCGCCACGGGTCTCACCCCGCGGGTGGTCGTCCTCGGCGTCACAAGCTTGCAGTTGTTCCAATGAGTTGAGACTCAGGTCTTATCCACCGATTGCTTCTGCTCCGAAATGCTCATTTTTGTGGAACCCTGGGCACATTAGGTGACCTAACATGGGGACATGGGGTGTCCCGGTGGGTGGCAGCTGGAGTGTTTGCCCTCCTCTCAGGGGCTGtggccaggggttgggggggagaggggaggagaagcccccagcctggcctccgTGTCTGCCTCTGCGGAGAGGTGGGGCGTCCTGTGCGAACGACACACTTGAAGTGTGGCTTCTCGTGTGTCTTTGCGATGGCCTCTGCCTGGCTCTACATCGTCCTCACAAATAAAGTGAAACTAACGGAATTAATAAATGACTTCCTTGCGGTAAATCGGTCGCAGATCAGACAGTGCGGTGCTGGTTTTAAAAACACGAGTCCTATTTAAGGCAGTAAATCGATAGTAACCTCAATTTACTTTTgagctttgtttccttttgggcCACGCCTGTGGCGTGTTGGAAGTTCCCccgccaaggatccaacctgtgccacagcagtggcccaagccactgtagtgacaccgccggaccctcaacccactgcgccatgaagaaCTCCTCCCCTTAGGCTTTGAAAGTATATTCCACCTACCCTGTAATTGGATTGGGTTCAAACCTGGCTTTACGTGGAGCTCAGCCCGCCAGAACACACGGGAGCAGTGGCAGTGCTAAAGAAGGCCACGCCTGTGTTGTTTCAGTCTGTGGTGACTGAGTGACCTGGTTTGGCCTCCTTCCCCTGGCGCTCACATGGAGCTGGCTGCTCAGGGCCGCCCTGGGGCCAGGCCGCCCTCCGATGGCCCCTCAAACAGCCTGCGCCATCCGTGGTGCTCTGCTGCCCAGAGGCCCTGCTGCAGTGGCCCTGGGCCCGCGAGCGCATCGCACAGCCCCCGTTTCATTTCATGTTTAAAACGGAAGTGTCTCGTCTCTTTCAGAAAATTATGCAACATTTAGAAAGAGAAGGcctaaaaaatgtcatttttaccAACTGTGTAAAGGATGAAAATATCAAGCAGGTAGGTTTTTCCTGTTGTGTGCTCTAAAGCGCCTGCATAAATTCCTTAAAGAGAACCTTGAACCACTCTGTGCTTCTGTAAGAAGCAGGGTTCTGGATCCAGCCCGTATCCACTCGGGTTCCGGGCACACGCACCTGCCGGTGCCAAGAGCAGCCCGGGCCCTGGACGGCGATGCcggagggaggagaggcaggctGAGGGCGGGGATCTGGGGCCGCCTGCCTGGTTTCTTCTGGGTGATTTGAGCATTTCACCGGCTGCTGTGCATCGTTGTTAGAAAGTGGTGGCCATCATAGCTGCCACCCTCTGGGGGCTCTCCTGCCCGGTCCTGGTGGAGGGAAGGGCACCCCCGACGCTCGTGCAGCCCGAATCTGGGATGTGCTTGGAGCCGAGCTGTGTGGTTCTGGATGCTGAGGCGTCCAGCTTGGACGCGAAGGGGGGTGGCCTTACGGGACAGCGTCCGGCGGTTGACTGGTTGCAGATCATCCCGAAGGTCACGGAATTGGTCGGGAGCAGCTACCGCTATCACCGAGGAGAGGTTGGTGGGCAGGGCCCAGCTGCTGGGCTGCGGTGGGCGGTGGTGGGCGGGTAGGCGGTCCCCCAGTGGCCCTTGGCTCTCGGCAGGTGGGGTGGGCGGCCTCGGTGCGGGGCCTGCCCTCCCGCGCAGCTGGCCTGAGCCCCGCCCTTGCGCCGGCAGAACCTGGAGTACTGCATCATGGTCATCGGCGTCCCCAACGTGGGCAAGTCCTCGCTCATCAACGCCCTCCGGAGGCAGCACCTCAGGAAAGGTACTTCCCCAGGGGCACGGCGGTGGCGCGCTCAGCCCAGACCCCTGCTGCCGGGGGTCTCTTTCCATTGGGAGGACCCAGCCGCCGGCCTGCTGTGCAGGCTGCCGGTGAGACAGCCATTCCTTGATACATTCCATGCTCAGTTGCTCTCcctttaaaattaaatgcttaGTTACAATGTTTAGTGCGTATGATAACCGTCCTAGACGCGGGCCGTCCTGTCTTCTCACGTCTCTGTCTCTGACCCACGGTGCTCAAGGCACGCGTGTGCCTGGGGCGAGCGGCCGGGCCGGGGGCTGGGGAAGGCGCCCCAGGGCCGCGTCCTCCATGCCTGTCCTCGGCTGCCGGCACCCCTCACCCGGCCTTCGCTCTCCCCCGGCGTGTGATCGTTCAACACCGAGTCTGTGTGGGCTCGTTTTCTGCGTGCGCTCGTCCTTCGTGCACCAGCCTGAAGACAGGGCTGCGCTAAACCGTCATTTCTCTGGTGGTTTTGCGCCACTTGGATTTGCCGTTACAGTCGTCtgttcttttgattatttttctttaatcgTGGCTTTAAACATCatcattggtggagttcccattgtggctcagtggtagtgaacgtgactcgtatccataaggaaaatttttgcttttttgtttttctgatttttgctttttagggccacacccgcggcatatggaggttcccaggctaggggctgaattggagcttgcagctgctggcccatgccacggccacagcaacgcaggatccaaggcacgtctgcgacctacaccacagctcacggcaacgctggatcctaagcgaggccaggaatcgaacccacaacctcatggctatGAGTTGGGtccatttccgctatgccacaatgggaactccaaggacgcgaatttaatccctggccttgctcagcaggttaaggattgggccttgctgtgagttgtggtgtaggtcgtagatgtggcttggatcccgcgttgctgtgactgtggtgtaggccgggctgtagctctgattggacccctcgcctgggaacctccgtgtgcggcaggtgcagccctagaaaaagacaaaaaccgaAACATCGTTGGCATTGAGGGTATGTGCCACGCAGGCGTCACGCCTTCTGTGTAGACGTTTCCATCCTCTCAGATGGAAGCTGCAGGGGGGATAGTAACTtgcctcccagccctggccccactctccACTTTGTGTTGTGAGGCGTTGGAGGCCTTGGAACCCATGTTCCCCAGGGCTGGCCTGCTGGGTCAGGCTTGTCTCACCGAGGTCACTCCAAGGGTCCCTCCGTGTGTGGCACGAGGCACAGTTTCCTTCCCTCCGGAGGATGAAAAATAAGCCGTGTGCACGGACCACACTTGGTGTGTCCATCTGCACCGAGGGACGCGTGTCCCTCTACGCCTGCGTGGATCCGGCAGAGGGCGGACAGTCTGCCTGGACCACCCTGAGCTGGACCTGGGGCGGCCCAGGCTCGGGATGAGAGCGAGGGTCTGGCCTCGGCCCTCCCTGCTTTGCACATGTCTTGTGGCTCCTTCGTGGCTTATCTGCCTTTGTATTTAATCGACACTGACACCCCCCTCCTGTCCTGCAGGAAAAGCCACCAAGGTGGGCGGCGAGCCTGGGATCACCAGGGCTGTGATGTCCAGAGTTCAGGTGGGCCTCGCCGCCCCTTCCCTCCGTGCTGTCCGTCCTCACGCCAGCCTGGGGGAGGGCACGCGTCTCCCTCTTAGAGAGGAGGAAGCAGGTCCGCGGCTGCAGCACCGGCTTGAGGGCcgctggggggcggggcagggccggggcggggggtgtcAGGCGAGCCCGTGCTCCTGAGGTACCTTCACTTCCTCCAGCGAAGAAGACCCTGGGCCCCTGCTGTCGCTCGTTCTCCACGTCACGCGGGGTGGGGTCCTCTGGGAAAGCCAAGAGCTCggtggcagtgacaacacctggcGGGCAGGTTCCCGGGGCCCCAGCCGACGGCCTGGCAGGAGGGGCTGCTCGAGGCTTCCCACACGGCCACCTGAGCCCCTCTGTGCCCACAGGTGTGCGAGCGGCCACTGATGTTCCTGCTGGACACCCCCGGGGTGCTGGCTCCTCGGATCCAGAACGTGGAGACGGGCCTGAAGCTGGCCCTGTGCGGTGAGCCGGGCCCCCAGACCCCAGGCCGGGTGGGCTGGGCCGGCCTTGGGCAGGCTGCTGCAGAACCATGcagagctgtggcacaggacatCTCGGGCAGTGCCAACGGTCCTGGTCCACAGCGGGCGCCCTGGCACCCTCTGAGCCCAGCAGAACCCTCGGCCAGCCCTGGAGGGGGCGTCCTCTTCCCATCTgacaggtggggctgggaggccagGTCTGGCGGCCTCAGCAGGCTTCCCCAGCGACCCACCGGCGCGCCCACCGCTCACCCTCGGCTGCCTGTTCCCAGGAACCGTGCTGGACCACCTGGTGGGGGAGGAGACCCTGGCCGACTACCTCCTCTACACCCTCAACAGGCACCAGCTCCTGGGGTGAGTGCGAGACGTGGGGCCTTCCTCTCCCGCCTGCGCCACATGTAACGGGGCGCCGGCCGGCAGCCTGCCTGTCACCAGAGTGTGGGATCTGAGACTCTGCCGTGCGGGTACATCTGTGAATCCGGTGCCCACCCAGAAACCCCCGGTTCTTGTGGTTCTTGTGCCGCGTTGTCAGCGCTGCTCGCTGCCGTCCCTGAGCGTTTCGCAGGAGCGGAGCCAGCTCCCTGCCCGGCTTTGTTCCGGGAGTCCTCCGCGTTCTAACCCTGCTCCCTGCCGAGGGCGCATCCTTCTGCTCCTCCTCATGCCGGGGGCAGTGTGAGCGCCGGTGGCCCCGGGCCCAGGGCGTCCTTGGTCACCTTGAGGTCGTCAGTCCCTGATTTTTCCCcacagaaccagctcttggtttcactgGCTTTCTCCGTCCTCGCTCTGCCTTTTATTTTGTCTGGACTCTCGGGCCTGGATCTCTCCCGTGTCTGCGCTCTGCAGACTCTGCTCCTGCCTGTACCATCCCGGGGAGGAGGCCCCGCCCCAGGATCTGTGTCTTGCCGGCAGCCCTGGCAGGAGCTGCTTCTGCTTCCAGGCTCTGCTGTTGGGTGCAGAACCCTGCAGGAAGTTGTAGGCTTCTCCTGGGGACTCGAGGACCTGGCCTTCTTTATTCTTAGAATATTCTCTGCTCTGAACCCTGCCTTGTGCGTTCATCTTTCCTGTCGCCTTACGCTGAGCATATGTCTTCACACTTAAAATGTGTTTATCGGCTGCCTGTAGGTGGGCCTTGCTTTGTGCCCAGTCTGGCCCTTTCTGCGTTTATTGTAGCATCCAGACCGTCTGCACCTGGTGTGCTCACCGCCGTTAGGGTTACACTTGGCATCTTGCCGTGGGCCTGTCTGTCCTTCCCGTCACCCGCTCTTTCTCTTCGGTCTTTCTTAGATGAATCGGGAACTTCTTAGGATGCCCCTTTGTCAGTTCGTCACCTGTAACCAGGCAGGAGGCTGCTTTAGGCTTTGGAGCGCATCTCAGGCGACGCCTCGCACTCCTTGTCCTCAGCTTTGGGCTGCGTCCTTGTCACACATTTTGCTTCTACGTAGCAGACATGCTGCCACGTTTTCTTTGTACAGGGAGGCCAAGTGCAGGCTCGGTGCCACCGTCCGCTCTCGGCCTCACCTCCCTGCTCCTCGTTGTGTGTGGGGGCTGGCTTTTCCTCGGGGTATTTTCTGTCCAGGGATCGCCTCTGTCGCCGACTGGCATGCAGGCCTGCTGCTCGGCTGAAGACGTGTGTGTTTCACCTTCATCTGTGGAGGCTGCCTCCCTGTGTGCAGAATTCCAGATGGACAGCGGTCCTCAGTCCTGCAGAGAAGTCTGGTGTTTCTGGCCCAGTCCTTGGCACACGccggttcccaggccgggaactgaacccacgccacagcagtgacgctcCCTGCCTGCTGTTTGTTCCCTGTGTTTACGCCCCTCTGGCTGCTTTGACGACATGTCTTTGTTAAGTTCTGAGCGGTTTCTGATTGCAGGCCCTGGTgtggttttctcttgctgctgcgTTTAGAGCTCCTCGTGCCCCCGCGGCTCGGGTTGTGCCTTTTACAAATTCCGATGATGTGCAGCCATTCGGCGCAGGGCGACTCTGTCCCCCAGGCTCTGGCTGGCGCCATTTGTCCCCATTTCCTGCAGGAGGCGGGGCTCAGGCACGTGTGGGCGGGAGGCTTCCCCGGGGCCTCTTGGGCTCCTGGGCAGAGGGGCCTGTGGAGCTGCTGCTCTCGGAACTCTGATTGTGGACCCGTGTGCCTTTGGCCTGTCTGTCCCTGAGACGGGGGCTTTGTTGCTGGTGCGGGTCCGGGCACTCAGCCCGAGGGCCCgtccagcctccccctcccccttgcctgTCGGGACGTGCGACCGGCTTGCCTCGGCAGCACACACTCAGCTGGGCTGCTGACCTGGGCCCGGGCGGCTCAGGGGCGGAGGGGACGACGCCTGTGGGCACAGCCATCCGGCTGCTGTGCCCAGGGCTGCAGCGGCGGAGCTGGGTCACCCAGGCCCACGCGGGGAGGTCGGGGAGCAGGCGTGACCGTGCCGGCCGTCCTGGCTCCCGCCGGCTGACTGCCTGCCTGGCAGGTACGTGCAGCACTACGGCCTGGGCCAGGCCTGCGACGACATCGCGAGCGTGCTGAAGCGGGTGGCCGTGCGGCTGAGGAAGACGCAGAGGGTGAAGGTGCTGACTGGCACGGGTGAGACGGGCCCCGGGCTGGGCCGAGGGCTCAGGGCGCGTGTCCAGGCTCTGGGGGCGAGGGGGCCGCGCTGCCCTCCGAGGGTTCTTTGTGGATGAGCGGCACAGACACCCACCCGGATGCCCCTGAGGCGGGTGGGCTGGGCCCCACGCGGGGCTCCCTGATcacctgccctcctgcctccccaggtgACGTGAACGTTGTCCAGCCCAACTACCCCGCGGCCGCCAGGGACTTCCTGCGGGCCTTCCGCAGCGGCGCACTGGGCCCCGTGATGCTGGACCGCGATATCCTGCAGGGCATCCCCTCGGTGGAGCCCTGACCCCGGGGGCGTCGCCCCTGCCCTCGGCTCCACGGCTACGGGCTTGTTGCCCAGGAGCCCCCGTCCGCCAGCTCCTCGCTGGTCACTGTGCGCTCGCGTCTCTGCTGCACAGCCCGGCCAGCGCCTGGTGACAGAGACCGCGCTTCGGCCCTGGACGTCCCTGCCTGCCCGGCTGGGGGAGGACGCTCACTCACGTTCAGGGAGAGCTGCTGTTTCTCAGGAGTTGAAGCTGTAGCCTGTAATtgtggaattttaaattaaaggcCCGTCTCTGCGGTCGGCCCCTTCTTCGTGCACCTCCGTACCTCCTTGGTCCCCTGTGTTGCGGCTCTTCTCAGGGAAAAATGCGACCCGAACCGCTTATGCCGGAGGCTCTTGGGTCAGTTCCAGACATAGTGGCCTGGGTCCTGCAATAAGGACCAGTCTCGTTGCCAGCACAGTGTTTATTTCACGACTGAGacgtgtgcacacacagacacgaGGTCCCGAGTGGCCGTGGCAGAACCCAGGGACCTGTCCGCTCGGTGCCTGGGGCCACTCTGCTCACAGCCCAGCTGGCCTTCCCACCGCCTCCCAGCACCTTCTAGCTAATGGGACAGCGGGGTCATTCCCCCAGGCAGCGCCCAGCCTCGTGCCTGCATCTGAAGGGCCCAGGAGCGTTACCCACCCCGTTCTGGAAgggcggtgggggtgggcgggCTGCATCTGGTCAGCAGCTCCGGCCCGTCTGTGTTGGTGGCGGCACAACCTTCCTGGAGTCTGCAGGGCACCTCCCCTTCCTATAGGTGCCCTCCCAGGTCCCGCTGCCCCCATGCTGCCCCAGACCCCTTGCGCTTGCCTGTCCTGAGGTGACCCACCCCCAGCACCGCCTGCCTCTTGCTGGAACCCTGGCCAGTGCAGGTGGGAAGTGTTGCAGGCTGGCGTGCGGAATAGCTCGATGAGAATATTTCTGTAACATCCGGAGCGTGCCAGCAGCTCACACGGCAGGGTGGCCTGAGGGTCGGGACCAGccgctgtctgtctgtctgggtgGGTGTCCGAGGCAGAGCATAGCCAGGCTGGGCCCGCCAGGGAGACCTCAGTCGCCTAAGAAGCTGCCCTGACGGGTCCCTTGTTCAAGACTCTGATGTGGTCATGCTATCTCTAAGGCCCTGGCCAGGGCTTGGCCACTGGCCGCTGGTCTTGGGAGCATTGAGCTTGGTCTGGGGTACGGAGGGCATCTGGGTGCCCCACCGAGAATGCTGGCAGTGTGGATACAGGCTGGTGGGGAGGCGCTCTGCAGCTTAGCGCCTGGCGCTCTGGAGGAAAATGTTGGGTCCAGGTCGTGAGGACAGCTCGAGACCCACCTTAACTGGAGCCATGTGCCAGCTGCGGGGGCAGAGGTGGCAGGGCTTTCAGGGGATTCCGGTCCAGAGGCCCTGCAGCCCGGCTGGCTGGTGAGGGCAGATTCCAGGAGGCAGCCCAGCTGAGGGCGATGCTCTGGTGAGCACAGGGGAGCCAGGCCCCAGAGCAGAGCTGTCCTGCTGACCGAGGCTCTTAAGCCGGAGGGAGCCAGCAGAGGGCCCCAGTGGACCAGGCTGGCCTTGAGGGGAAGGCACCCGAGAGGCGAAGAGCTGGTCTGACTGGCACGCAGGTTGGCGCTGGATGCCAGAGGCAGACCCTGGTCAGAGGCTGCTCGGGGCTGTGTCCTGACGGCCCTCGGGGCTTGGGGGACACTCAGCTGCTCTTGTGCTGTCCTCTGGCGGACAGGCGCCCTCTCCTCGGGCAGTCCTTGCTGGGCGCTGGGCCCCGGTGTGGCTGGCCTGCCTTCGGGACCTTCCTTGGGGCCAGGCCTGCTGTGGGCCTAACTGGAACCCGAGGTCCTCCGTGGCACCTTGCCCTCGGCGGAGGGGCCACCCACCTTCCAGGGAGGAAGCAGCTGCTGCCCGAGGACAGGCAGGCGCTCAGCTGGACAGGCAGGCGCTCCGCCGGGAACGTGGACCTGGAGCTCAGAGGAAACGGAAAACTTGAAGTTtaaacagtgttttgttttgtttttccaaaatagGTCCAGGAAGAGTGAAGTGACTTGTTTCAAGTCAGGGCAAAGTGGCTCTAAGGGAGCCCCTGGCAGTGGGTCTTGCTGAGTGTCTGCCCGGAGGGGGGTCACTGCCTCTGGGCTGAAGGCGGGCGGCAGTGTTCCAGGCAGTTTCTATGGGTGAGGGTGTCCTGGGAGCCATCGGAAAACCACGGGGCCATGCTCGGGCTCTCAAATCCACACGCTGGCCTCTGCACAGGCGGCTAGCACGCTCCATCTCCCCCCATCCTCAAGTCCTTTGTGCAGGGGGGCCGCTTCTGCGGGAGAGGCCACCGTGTCCTCAGGGCTGTGGCAGAAACAAGCCCAGCTTGAAGGCCCACCTCTCTGCCTGGTGGTCAGCACTGTCCACACCTCTCAAGTGTCCAGGGTGGGGTTAGGGTTGCTGAGTGGCCCGAGCAGCCTGGTCCTGGCACCTCTCCTTGACCAGCTCTGGACGGAGTGGGCGGCTGGCAGGGCTGGTACAGGGACTGCAGAACACCTGCCTTTTTGCTGGGGGTGACCCTGACCTCCAGGGGTAGgtgcccccgccgccccccctggcctgggaggtggggggtggggaggggtttgAGCAGGGGTTTAGACAGGAGGCGGTGGTAGGAGGGACTGCAGCTCCCAGGCAGATGTGGACAGGGGTTGCCCACGCAGCACCTCTGGGCTTAGGGGCCGGGGGCAGCGGACAGAAGGCACGGCCTTTGCGGTGGACCTCAGGGGCTGCCAGGAGGGCGTGGGCTGGGCGGCAGATCTGCCCTGGGTCCCAGCCGGCCCCAGCTGGGCCTAGGGCCGTAGCAGCCCCAGGGCGCCAAGGGCACCACCCAGCAGTAGGCAGACGCGGGCGCCGCACGTGCGCCCGGTGCCCGAAGTCCACGCCCGGTAGCTGTAGATGCCTCCACCCGTTCCGTTGCCACCGGGTGCCCCGTCCTCGTCGTCCTCCAGGCCACGCTCCCCAGGCGCCGAGGCCCTCCTCCAGCTCGAGCCCGCAGCCAGGCCTGCGGCCGCCCCCGCGGCCGCCCCCGCAGCCGCCCCCGCGGCCACGCGCAGGGAGGAGCCGGCATAGCGGGGAGCCGGCCTCACTCGCACCCTCGGGGCCCCGCGCGCACCCCCGCGCAGGGCTCCCCGGGCGCTGCCGCGAGCCCCACCCCTGCCGCCCTTGGCCGCGacgctgtcgcagaggaaggcgGCGGCCAGCAGCAGAGCCCAGCACGTGGCGGCCGTCCAGTTCATCTTCGGGAGCAAAACCTGCGGGAGGCCGGAGGAAGGGACCTCAGCTTATGCGAGGACCAGGCCTGGGGGCCGGGAGCCCAGGGCTTTAGGGACAGGGGTCTTGGGGACGAGGGATAGGGCTTGGGGCCTGAGCCCAGGGGGCTTAAGGCTTGGGGACAGGGGTCAGAGCCTGGGGACAGAGGGCTCAGCATCTTGGAGGACTGGCCGGCTCAGGGCTGGAGGGGACTGGGGCGAGGGCATTTTAAGCCTGAAACTAGGAAGGACGGGTGGGTGCCAGGAGAGGTTCAGCACCTGGAGGGTATTCGGAGTGGAGGCCAAGGATGGGGGGGAGGTGAGTACCCTGCGGTGGGGGGCGcgcaggcctggggagggggctccatATTCTGGGCTGCTCTGGAAGGACCACCTCAGGCCTCCGAACTCAGCTGGACCAGAGGCCAcgaggggtggggctgtgtctcAGGGACTGAGGGCCCCCGAGGACCCAGATCCGGTCTGGAGAGGGGCTCAGCCGGCGGCCCAAGCCCGGCTCTCACGGCCCCCTTTTGGGGCCGTGCAGAGCCAGAGCTGGGGGTCTGGGCCCCGCGGGCTGGTCACGCTGTGCAGACCCCACCCCGCGGGACCCAGCTTAGGTCCCCTCCCGCCGCCTTGGGCCGCCCGCTCGCTCCCTGCCTGCTCCGGCGGCCTGTCGAGAG from the Phacochoerus africanus isolate WHEZ1 chromosome 15, ROS_Pafr_v1, whole genome shotgun sequence genome contains:
- the MTG1 gene encoding mitochondrial ribosome-associated GTPase 1 isoform X2, whose amino-acid sequence is MRLTPRALCAAGRAAFRESFPLGGRDVARWFPGHMAKGLRKMQSSLKLVDCIIEVHDARIPLSGRNPLFQETLGLKPHLLVLNKMDLADLKEQQKIMQHLEREGLKNVIFTNCVKDENIKQVTELVGSSYRYHRGENLEYCIMVIGVPNVGKSSLINALRRQHLRKGKATKVGGEPGITRAVMSRVQVCERPLMFLLDTPGVLAPRIQNVETGLKLALCGTVLDHLVGEETLADYLLYTLNRHQLLGDRLCRRLACRPAARLKTCVFHLHLWRLPPCVQNSRWTAVLSPAEKSGVSGPVLGTRRFPGRELNPRHSSDAPCLLFVPCVYAPLAALTTCLC
- the MTG1 gene encoding mitochondrial ribosome-associated GTPase 1 isoform X4; this encodes MRLTPRALCAAGRAAFRESFPLGGRDVARWFPGHMAKGLRKMQSSLKLVDCIIEVHDARIPLSGRNPLFQETLGLKPHLLVLNKMDLADLKEQQKIMQHLEREGLKNVIFTNCVKDENIKQNLEYCIMVIGVPNVGKSSLINALRRQHLRKGKATKVGGEPGITRAVMSRVQVCERPLMFLLDTPGVLAPRIQNVETGLKLALCGTVLDHLVGEETLADYLLYTLNRHQLLGDRLCRRLACRPAARLKTCVFHLHLWRLPPCVQNSRWTAVLSPAEKSGVSGPVLGTRRFPGRELNPRHSSDAPCLLFVPCVYAPLAALTTCLC
- the MTG1 gene encoding mitochondrial ribosome-associated GTPase 1 isoform X1 — translated: MRLTPRALCAAGRAAFRESFPLGGRDVARWFPGHMAKGLRKMQSSLKLVDCIIEVHDARIPLSGRNPLFQETLGLKPHLLVLNKMDLADLKEQQKIMQHLEREGLKNVIFTNCVKDENIKQIIPKVTELVGSSYRYHRGENLEYCIMVIGVPNVGKSSLINALRRQHLRKGKATKVGGEPGITRAVMSRVQVCERPLMFLLDTPGVLAPRIQNVETGLKLALCGTVLDHLVGEETLADYLLYTLNRHQLLGDRLCRRLACRPAARLKTCVFHLHLWRLPPCVQNSRWTAVLSPAEKSGVSGPVLGTRRFPGRELNPRHSSDAPCLLFVPCVYAPLAALTTCLC
- the MTG1 gene encoding mitochondrial ribosome-associated GTPase 1 isoform X3, whose product is MRLTPRALCAAGRAAFRESFPLGGRDVARWFPGHMAKGLRKMQSSLKLVDCIIEVHDARIPLSGRNPLFQETLGLKPHLLVLNKMDLADLKEQQKIMQHLEREGLKNVIFTNCVKDENIKQIIPKVTELVGSSYRYHRGENLEYCIMVIGVPNVGKSSLINALRRQHLRKGKATKVGGEPGITRAVMSRVQVCERPLMFLLDTPGVLAPRIQNVETGLKLALCGTVLDHLVGEETLADYLLYTLNRHQLLGYVQHYGLGQACDDIASVLKRVAVRLRKTQRVKVLTGTGDVNVVQPNYPAAARDFLRAFRSGALGPVMLDRDILQGIPSVEP
- the SPRN gene encoding shadow of prion protein, which encodes MGAGGRCGKEDGVQRGWGCWLEEGLRLREACLCPLPSRLPGEERPRLPAPKARAEAPRKAPAPRLLTRCGVSTTSPSFPDQPRSLERPLSPGSDRGPRLVLLPKMNWTAATCWALLLAAAFLCDSVAAKGGRGGARGSARGALRGGARGAPRVRVRPAPRYAGSSLRVAAGAAAGAAAGAAAGLAAGSSWRRASAPGERGLEDDEDGAPGGNGTGGGIYSYRAWTSGTGRTCGARVCLLLGGALGALGLLRP